Proteins encoded together in one Pseudomonas sp. TCU-HL1 window:
- a CDS encoding IS481 family transposase, with product MPWQECTTMSIRREFVRLAEQPQSNVRELCRRYGISPKTAYKWLQRHREHGDAGLQERSRRPLHSPGRSDPDLEQAVVQLHHRFPYWGARKLRGLLPAAFERPHHSTLDAILRRHGCRVRYHAEEAEAPATQRFEHCQPNELWQMDFKGHFPLADGRSSRCHPLTLLDDHSRFALCLEACEGERLELVRPHLIQVFRRYGLPRRITADNGPPWGSNIAGGLSALEVWLMRLGIEVSHSRPHHPQTQGKLERFHQTLKRELLQRSFRDLAHCQQAMAHWREQYNHDRPHEALGQLPPITRYQPSRRSYPEQLPELDYEPGDRVLKVGRVGQVSFQGRSLFVGGGLYGERVALRPTAVDGVYDVVFIHKTLRQVDLRPGKT from the coding sequence ATGCCGTGGCAGGAGTGCACCACCATGTCGATTCGACGCGAGTTTGTGCGGTTGGCCGAACAACCGCAGAGCAACGTGCGGGAGCTGTGTCGGCGCTACGGCATCAGCCCGAAAACCGCCTACAAATGGTTACAGCGCCACCGCGAGCACGGCGATGCGGGGTTGCAGGAGCGCTCACGCCGGCCGTTGCACAGCCCTGGGCGCAGCGACCCGGACTTGGAACAGGCGGTGGTGCAGTTGCACCACCGTTTCCCGTATTGGGGCGCCCGCAAGCTGCGCGGCCTGCTGCCGGCCGCGTTCGAGCGTCCCCACCACAGCACCCTCGACGCCATCCTCCGCCGCCATGGTTGCCGGGTGCGCTACCACGCCGAGGAGGCCGAAGCTCCGGCCACGCAGCGCTTCGAGCACTGCCAGCCGAACGAGCTCTGGCAGATGGACTTCAAGGGCCACTTCCCGCTCGCCGACGGCCGCTCGTCGCGCTGCCACCCGTTGACGCTGTTGGATGATCACTCACGCTTTGCCCTCTGCCTGGAGGCCTGCGAGGGCGAGCGCCTCGAACTGGTTCGACCGCACCTGATCCAGGTCTTTCGCCGCTATGGCCTACCGCGCCGGATCACCGCCGACAACGGTCCGCCCTGGGGCTCGAACATCGCGGGCGGCCTGTCCGCCCTGGAGGTCTGGCTGATGCGGCTCGGCATCGAGGTCAGCCACAGCCGCCCTCATCATCCGCAGACCCAGGGCAAGCTGGAACGCTTCCACCAGACACTCAAGCGCGAGTTACTGCAGCGCTCGTTTCGCGACTTGGCGCACTGCCAGCAGGCGATGGCGCACTGGCGGGAGCAGTACAACCACGACCGCCCGCATGAGGCGCTGGGCCAACTGCCACCGATCACGCGCTACCAGCCAAGCCGGCGCAGCTACCCGGAGCAATTGCCTGAACTGGACTACGAACCGGGCGACCGGGTGCTCAAGGTCGGCCGCGTCGGCCAGGTCAGTTTCCAGGGACGCAGCCTGTTCGTCGGCGGGGGGCTGTACGGGGAACGCGTCGCTCTCCGCCCCACCGCCGTCGATGGCGTCTACGATGTGGTGTTCATCCACAAGACCCTGCGCCAAGTCGACTTGAGACCGGGCAAAACATGA